The following proteins come from a genomic window of Lycium ferocissimum isolate CSIRO_LF1 chromosome 4, AGI_CSIRO_Lferr_CH_V1, whole genome shotgun sequence:
- the LOC132054275 gene encoding deoxypodophyllotoxin synthase-like produces the protein MGHQAPLKLPVLNLSNEYLKPHTPNWLSNCDEVRRALEEYGCFVAVYDSVSPELNNDIFHALEELFDLPTETKICNTSEKPFYGYYGQVPDMPLHESLGINIGDAMTDEGVQNFTNLMWPCGNDHFSEIIHEYANIVAGLEKKVKRMVFESYGVEKCYDSLEKSTTYLLRLIKYRAPQLDESNVGSQVHTDKTFLTILHQNQVNGLEVKTKDGEWVAVDMAHANSFVVMVGEAFLAWSNGRLHCPEHRVTVRETEPRYTVAHFSYIDGMIVIPEELVDEKHPMRFRPFNNFELLNFFSKHADDQMEYTVRAFCGI, from the exons atgggCCACCAAGCACCTCTAAAACTTCCTGTTTTGAACCTCTCAAATGAGTACTTAAAACCTCATACACCAAATTGGCTCTCCAATTGTGATGAAGTCCGCCGTGCATTGGAAGAGTACGGTTGTTTCGTGGCAGTTTACGACTCGGTTTCACCAGAGCTAAATAATGATATATTTCATGCACTTGAAGAATTATTTGATCTTCCCACAGAAACAAAAATTTGTAACACTTCTGAAAAGCCATTCTATGGCTACTATGGACAAGTCCCTGATATGCCTCTTCATGAAAGCCTTGGCATTAATATTGGAGATGCAATGACTGATGAAGGAGTTCAAAATTTTACGAACCTCATGTGGCCTTGCGGAAATGACCACTTTAG tgaAATTATTCACGAGTATGCAAACATAGTAGCTGGTTTGGAGAAGAAGGTGAAAAGGATGGTCTTTGAGAGCTATGGAGTAGAGAAATGCTATGATTCGCTCGAAAAATCAACCACTTATCTTCTTCGATTAATAAAGTATCGAGCACCACAATTAGATGAATCAAATGTTGGCTCCCAAGTTCACACTGATAAAACTTTTTTGACCATACTTCACCAAAACCAAGTAAATGGTTTAGAAGTGAAGACTAAAGATGGTGAATGGGTGGCTGTTGATATGGCTCATGCTAATTCATTTGTTGTCATGGTAGGGGAAGCATTTTTG GCATGGAGCAACGGTAGATTGCATTGTCCAGAACACAGGGTGACAGTGAGGGAAACCGAACCAAGGTACACTGTGGCACATTTCTCATATATCGACGGAATGATAGTTATACCAGAAGAGCTTGTTGACGAGAAGCACCCTATGAGGTTTAGACCATTTAATAACTTCGAAttattgaatttcttttccaaacatgCAGATGATCAAATGGAATACACTGTTAGAGCCTTCTGTGGCATTTGA